A stretch of Cucumis sativus cultivar 9930 chromosome 2, Cucumber_9930_V3, whole genome shotgun sequence DNA encodes these proteins:
- the LOC101209800 gene encoding phenylcoumaran benzylic ether reductase POP1: MAQKVLIIGGTGYIGKFIVQASAKAGHPTYALIRRSSLESPAKNRILNHFKSLGVNFLFGDLFDNESLVKAIKQVDVVISTLGGHMVPHQHKILSAIKQAGNVKRFFPSEFGNDADHIDAVEPAKSMYAAKAEFRRAIEAEGIPHTFVVCNFFDGYFLSNLSQPDASVPPRDKVVILGDGTPKVIYNKEEDVGTYTIRAIDDPRTLNKIMYLRPPANIYSTNDLVSLWERKIGKSLKRIYVPEEEVLKKIRETSYPLNIELALCHTAQVKGCQTNFSIEPSFGVEASALYPDVRYTTVEEYLDQFV, from the exons ATGGCTCAGAAGGTTCTTATCATCGGAGGAACTGGCTACATCGGTAAATTCATCGTACAAGCCAGCGCCAAAGCTGGTCATCCTACATATGCATTGATCCGCAGGTCTTCGCTCGAAAGCCCCGCCAAGAATCGAATCCTCAATCATTTCAAAAGCTTAGGAGTCAATTTTCTCTTC GGTGATCTCTTTGACAATGAGAGTTTGGTTAAGGCGATTAAGCAGGTTGATGTGGTGATATCAACCCTTGGTGGCCATATGGTTCCCCATCAACATAAGATCCTATCTGCTATCAAGCAAGCTGGCAATGTGAAG AGGTTCTTTCCTTCTGAGTTCGGTAACGATGCGGATCATATCGATGCTGTGGAACCAGCGAAATCTATGTATGCTGCAAAGGCTGAATTTCGTAGGGCTATTGAAGCTGAGGGAATCCCACATACATTTGTGGTATGCAATTTCTTCGATGGTTACTTTCTTAGCAACTTGTCTCAGCCAGATGCAAGCGTCCCACCTAGAGACAAAGTCGTTATCTTAGGAGATGGAACTCCCAAAG TCATTTACAACAAGGAAGAAGACGTTGGAACGTACACAATCCGAGCAATAGATGATCCAAGAACCCTCAACAAGATCATGTACCTTAGGCCCCCAGCTAACATCTACTCAACCAATGATCTCGTGTCGCTGTGGGAGAGAAAAATTGGCAAGAGTCTTAAAAGAATCTATGTACCAGAGGAAGAAGTATTGAAGAAAATCCGAG AGACTTCATATCCACTTAATATAGAATTGGCACTATGTCACACTGCTCAAGTGAAGGGATGTCAAACTAATTTTAGTATTGAACCATCTTTTGGAGTTGAAGCTTCAGCATTGTACCCAGATGTTCGATATACAACTGTAGAAGAATACCTCGACCAGTTTGTCTAA